A stretch of DNA from Oryzomicrobium terrae:
CGGCACCGCCGGCCACATCGACCACGGCAAGACCACCCTGATCCGTGCCCTGACCGGCGTCGACACCGACCGGCTGCCCGAGGAAAAACGCCGCGGCATCTCCATCCAGCTCGGCTACGCCTACCTGCCGGACGGGGCGGCGGGGGAGGGGGCTGGTACAGGTAGCGCCGCCGACTTCGGCTTCATCGATGTGCCGGGCCACGAGAAATTTATCCCCACCATGCTCGCCGGCGCCGCAGGCATTGACCTGGCCCTGCTGGTGGTGGCCGCCGATGACGGGGTGATGCCCCAGACCCGGGAGCACCTGGCCATCCTCACCCTGCTCGGCATCGCCCAGGGCGGCGTTGCCATCACCAAGTGCGACCGGGCGGACGCTGCCCGCATCGCCCAGGTGGAGCGAGAGGTGGCCGCCCTGCTGGCGGGCACGCCCCTGGCCGGCTCGCCCTGCTTCCCGGTGGCCGCCGCCAACGGCCCGGCCGACCCGGGCGTGGCGACCCTCAAGACCTGGCTGCTGGCCCAAGGTGGCGATACCGGCGCGGCGCGGGACAAGGTGGATGGCCGGGGCTTTCGCCTCGCCATCGACCGCAGCTTCGCCCTGGCCGGCGCCGGCACCGTGGTCACCGGCACCGCCTTCGCCGGCCGGGTGCAGGTCGGCGACAAGCTCACCGTGTTCGCCCCGGAGCGAGGGGTGGCGGCAACGGTGCGGGTGCGCAGCCTGCATGCCAACAACCGGCCGGCCGACGCCGGCCATGCCGGCCAGCGCCTGGCTCTGGCCCTGGTGGGCATCGACCACGGCGCCGTGGAACGGGGCGACTGGCTGGTGGCGGACTTCCTCGCCCGCCCCGCCGAGCGCACCCGGGTGGACGTGCGGCTCTCCCTGCTCGCCGACGCCCCCCGGCCCCTGACCCACTGGAGTGCGGTGCATCTGCACCATGGCGCCGCCCAAGTCACCGCCCGGGTGGCCCTGCTCAACGAAACCGGTACCCTGGCGCCCGGCGATTCCGGTTACGCCCAGTTGGTGCTCGACCGGCCCCTGGCGGTGTGTCACGGCGACCGGCTGGTGCTGCGCGACGGCGCCGCCCAAGCCACCCTGGCCGGGGCGGTGGCCCTGGACCCCTTTGGCCCGGCGCGGCGGCGCAAGAGCCCGGAGCGCCTGGCCCTGCTTGCCACCCTGGAAGTCGCCGATCCGCAGCGGCGCCTGCACGCCTTGATCGATGCGGCCCCCTGGGGCGTGGATTTGGCCGAACTGGCCTGCGCCCACAACCTGGCCGCTGCCGCCCACGTGCCGTCCGACCTGGCCTTGCCGCCCGGCGCCGTGCTGGCGCCCCGCGCCGGACGGGTCTTTTCCGCGACCCGCTGGCAGGCGTTGCAGGACGTGGTGGCGGCCCGCCTGGCCGCGCACCACGAGGCCTTTGCCGATGAAGTGGGGGTGGAGCGGGAGCGCCTGCGCCGCATGGCCTTGCCCCAGCTGGCATCGACGGCCTTCTTCGACCTGCTCGAAGCGCTGCGCGATGCGGGCCGCATTGTCCTTTCCGGGGCCGCCTGGCACCTGCCCGAACATACGGTGGAGCTGGATGCCCGGGAACGCCTGCGGGCCGAAAAGCTGCTGCCCTGGCTACGGGACGAACCCTTCGACCCGCCCTGGGTGCGCGACATTGCCCAACGCCTGGGCGAACCGGAAAGCGAAACCCGGCGGCTCCTCAAGAAGCTGGCGGCCCGGGGTGAGGCCTACCAGGTGGTGAAAGACCTGTTCTATGCGCCCGAGGCCCTGAGCCGCCTGGTGGCGATCGTCGCCAGCCTGGCCGGTGCGGGGGAAGAGGGCAGTGAACCGGGCCGGCTCGGGCTGGTCAAGGCCGCCGATTTCCGCGATGCCACGGGGCTCGGCCGCAAGCGAGCGATCCAGATCCTCGAATATTTCGACCGGGTGGGCTATACCCGGCGCATCGGTAGTGGCGCCGCCCAGGCCCATGGGCTTCGGGGCGAGCCGCCGGTCAGGTAGAATCCGCCCACCCGAGGCCGGCTGCAGCGGCGCCGGGGCGTTGTTTGTGTGTTTCTCGTCAGTGCGGAAGGGCGGCGTTCCCCGGTGGGGCGGCCGGTCTTCAAAACCGGAGGGGGCCGTCAGTCGGTCCCCGGTGGGTTCGACTCCCATTCCCTTCCGCCAGTCCCCCGCCGTAATAATCCGTGCCGGGAGGCAAGGAGGCCGTGATGAGTAAAACCGCGCTGAATATCCACGAGGCTGCCCAGGTGCTGGTCCAGGCGGCATTCTCGACCCACGATGCGGAAGTCGCGCTGGCCCAGGCGATCGAGCACGGGGAGTTGCACGCCAACGTCAAGCGCTGGGCGTCGGAACAGTGGGCCGGTAAGCAATTGCCGGGCAACATCGTCCCCGTGGAAACCTTCATCGAGCGAACCGACTTGAACGCCTGGTTGGCCGCCAAAGGATTGGGCGTCCGCGCCGATTGACGGCGCGACCCTGCAGAGGCCGCACCCGTAGCCGTAGGCCTATTGTCCGCACCGACGCCGGTCTGGCGGGCCCCGCGCGGGCGTAGGCGACGTGGCCGCTCCAGGGCTGCATTTCCTGGCTTTTGCCGGCCAGCCTGCCGGGGATGCTTTGCCTATCACTTGTCCACTACCACCCCAGATGCGCGTGCTAGCTCCCGCTTGAGATGAAACTCCCGCTCGAACGACTCATTCTCTCGGCCTTCGCCATCGGCTTCGCGGTGTTCGTTGCCGCGGCCTGGTTGGCGATCAAGGACGGGCGCGCCTACCTGGAGAGCGAGCAGCGCATCTTGCGCATCAACGAAACCCTGCTGGCCTTGGAGCAAGTGCTGGGCAACCTGCGCGATGCCGAAACCGGCCAGCGCGGCTACCTGCTGACCGGTGAGGCCGGTTACCTGGAGCCCTATTTTCGTGCCAATCGGCGCCAGGATCAGTTGCTCGCTTACTTGCGCGAGCGACTCGACGACGACCCCCAGTGGGCACCCCTGCTCGACGAAATGGAAACCCTGCGTCGGGAGAAGATGACCGAGCTGGCCTTCACTATCCACTTGCGCAACACCAAGGGCCTGGAGGCGGCCATGCGCGTGGTGGATAGTGGCCAGGGCAAGGAAACCATGGACCGGCTGCGGGTGGTCATCGATTTGCCCTACCACACCAAGCAGGACGAATTGCGCCAGGAAGTGGCCGACAGCAAGGAGCGGGCGCGCCAGTCACGCTTCAGCCTGATGTTCTTCGGCGGTATCACCCTGCTCGGCCTGATCGGCACCTACTGGGCGGTGGCCGAGGATATCCGGGGCAAGCGCCTGCTGCGCGAGCGGCTTGCCCATGAGGCCACCCACGATGCGCTCACCGGGCTGCCCAATCGCCGCTATTTCATGGACTGGCTGACCCGCCTGGTGGCCCAGGCAGAGCGGCGCGGCCGGCCGGTGGCCCTGCTGTTCATCGACCTGGACGGTTTCAAGAGCGTGAACGACCGCTTCGGCCACGAGGTCGGCGATGCCCTGCTCCAGGAGGTGGCCAATCGCTTCCAGCGCCTGGTGCGGGAAAGCGATGTGCTGGCACGCTTGGCCGGCGACGAATTCGCCGTGTTGATGCCCGAAGTGGCTTCCCCATCGGATGCGGAGCACCTGGCCCGGCGCCTGATCGCTGGACTCGATCCGGCCGCCAACCGGCCGTTGCTGCGGGCCCAGCCCGAAGCCTCGGTCGGCGCCAGCATCGGTATCGCCCTGGCCAGCGGCGGTAATCCGGATATGCTGGTGGCCGAGGCCGACGAGGCCATGTACGCGGCCAAGGCGGCCGGCAAGAACTGCTTCCGCCTGGCGCCGCCCCGGCCGGTTGCGGCCGCTGCCGCCACCCTGCCCGACGCCTGATTGTTGAGGCGTTGCGGCGTTTTTCTGTCCCTTCCCGAATCCTGCAACCCATGTCCGAACTGCGCGGCTGCTCCTTCCCCGACGACCTGCTCTACTGGCCGGAAAACCACCTGTGGTTTCGCCGCGACGGTGACGGCCTGCTGACCGTCGGCATCACACCCCTGGGCCTGGCCCTGTCCGGCGAGATCATCCTGTACTCGCCCAAGCCCCTGGGGGTGGAGCTGGATCCGGGGCGTTCCTTCGCCCTGCTCGAAGCGGGTAAGACCGTTTTTCCGATCAAGACGCCCCTGACGGTGCGCATGGCGGCGGCCAACCCGGCTCTCGATCCCGTCGCCACACCACTGAACAAGGACCCCTACGGCGTCTGGCTGGCCCGTCTTGCCCCACTCAAATGGGACGAGGAGCAGGGCGCCCTGCATCCCTTTCCTGCCGCCCGAGCCGAATTCGAACGGATCATGGACGTGTATGCCTTTAGCGATCCGGCCAGCTTCACGCCGCCCCTGACCCTGGAGCACCTGCGTGACTACTGAGGCAAGCGCACCGCCCCTGGCCACCCGCCTGGCGATCCTGGTCTGGGGGGCCGACCCCGAGGCGCCGCAGCGCTGCGCCACCCCCTTCTATTTCGCTGCCACGGCGGCGGCCTTCGACGCCGAGGTGGAGATGTACTTCACCGCCCGGGCCGTGGAGCTGCTGCGCGCCGGCGTGGCCGAAACCCTTCGGGCGGCCGAAGGCGACGCCAACGCCGCGGGCAAGACGGTTGCCCACTTCCTGCGCGAGGCCGCGGCCCTGGGCGTGAAAATGTTCGCCTGCCCCACGGCCATGGCCGCCCAGGGACTGCCCGCCGCCGAACTGCGCCGCGAAGTCACCGGCCAGGCGGGGGCGGCGGCCTACATCGGCCGCACCCTGGATCCGGCCTGGCGGACATTGACCTTCTAGCAACAGGGATGGGGTTGCCGGTCAAAATTGGCCATCGTACCGATGCGGTGGGGCGGCGAGCTGGGGTATAGTCCGCACATAACTCAACCTTTGGCGATACTCTCGGGAGAACGGTCATGACTTTTGTCGTCACCGACAACTGCATCAAGTGCAAATACACCGACTGCGTGGATGTCTGTCCTGTCGATTGCTTCCACGAAGGCCCCAACTTCCTGGTGATCGACCCGGACGAGTGCATCGACTGCTCGATCTGCGTGCCCGAGTGCCCGGCCGAGGCCATCTACGCCGAGGACGACGTGCCCCAGGCCCAGATCCAGTTCATCGCCCTCAACGCCGAGCTGGCCAAGCAGTGGCCGGTGCTGGCCGAGAAGAAGGATTCCCTGCCCGACGCCGACGACTGGAACGGCACCCCGGATAAGCTCAAGCACCTGGAGCGCTGACCGCTTGACCCTGCGCGATACCGCTCCCACGCTCCACACCCTGCCGCCCGGCCCGGACTTTCTGGACCGGGCGGCGGTCTTTGTGCTGGACGCCTTTGCCGCCGCCGGCTGCGATCCCGGCCAGGGCTGGGTGATCGCCCCCAACCTGCATCTGGCCGGGGAACTGCGCCGGGCCATTGCCCGGGCCGCCGGGCGCCCCATCCTGCTGCCGCGTTGCGACACCCTGGTGCGCCTGGCCGCCGCCCAGCCCTTGCCGCCGGGCTGCCCCGATCCCCTGCCGGATTCTGCCCGCCTGCTGCTGCTGCGCCAGGCCCTGGCCGGCCGGCCCTGGTTTCACGACCGGGCCCTGTGGCACGTCGCCGCCGAACTGCTCAACCTGTTCGACGAACTGACCGCCCACGCGGTGCGCCTGCCTGGCAGCGCCGAGGATTTTGTTGCCCGCCTGGAAGCCGCCTACCGCCTCACCGCCAGCCAGCCCCTGGCCATGGAAGCCCGCCTGGTGCACGAGCTGTGGCGGGTGCTGAGCGACGATCCCCGTCCCGACAGTGCCGCCGCCCATGCCCTGCGCCTGGGCGCCCTGGCCGAATCCGCCAACCGCCCCCTGGTGGTGGTGTGCGAACGTCCCTGGGAAGGCGCCGAGGCCGAGTTCCTCGCCGCCTATGCTCGCCATGCGCCCCTCACCGTGATCCACCCAGCGGAACGGGCTGCCGTGGCCGCGCCCCTACCCCGGGTTCTCGCCGCCGCCTGGCCGGCGGCCCGGAACGGCGATGGTGCCGGCGAACGGTCCGTGCCACCCCTGGCCGAACGGGCCCGGGCTGTGGCGGCGGAGCTGGCGGCCGCATCGGGCGTGGTCACGGCCGCCAGCCAGGCGGAACCGGAGGTCGACACGGCGGCAACCCCGTCGCCCGCTGCAGCTTCCCGCCCCTCCGATGCTCCTCTGTCCGACCGGCTCGCCCTGATCCCCGCCCGGGGCCGGGAAGCCGAGGCCCGGGCCGCTACCGCCCAGGTGCTGGCCTGGCTGGGGGAGGGCCGTACCCGCCTGGCCCTGATCGCCCAGGACCGTCTCACCGCCCGCCGGGTGCGCGCCCTGCTGGAGCGCTACGGCGTGCGCGTCGCCGACGAGACCGGCTGGAAACTCTCCACGGCCCGGGCCGCCACCCTCACCGACAGTCTGCTCGAAGTGGCCCTTGGCCAGGCCGGGCGTCACCGCAGCGAGGCCGGTGGCGGGCAGGGCGGCGCCTACCACCGGGACGTCCTCGACCTGGCCAAGTCGCCCTTTGCCCTGGCCGACTGGCCGGCCGGCCGCCGCGAGGCCGCCGCCACCGCCTTGGAAAAGGCCGTCGCCCGAGCCAACGTGCGCACGGGCCTGGACCGCTTCCGCCGCGCCCTGGCCCAGGAGGCGGAACGCCTCGGCCGGGAAGGGGCTGCGCCGGCCCCTTCCGCCGAGGAGCAGGCCCTGGCAGCCGCCCAGGATCTGCTCGCCCGCATCGAGGAGGCGATCAACCGCCTCGGCCGCCGCGCCGCGCCCCTGCCCGAATGGATCGGCCGTCTGACCTGGGCCCTGGAAGGGTTGGCCGCCCTGGAACCGTTGTCCGGCGACGCCGCTGGCGAAGCCCTGTTGACCCTGCTTGCCACCCGGGCCGAGGAACTGGCCGGGGAGACCCTGCCGTTCACCCTGGCCGACTTCCGCCAATGGCTCGACCGGGAATGCGAGGCCGAGACCTTCCGCGACCGCACCATCGTCAGCCCGGTGGTCATGACCCACCTGGCCGCCGCTTTGCTGCGCCCCTTCGACGGCGCCCTGATTCTCGGCGGCGATGCCGAACAACTGGCACCGCCCCGGCCCGAATCGGCCTATTTCAACCAGACGGTGCGCCGCGAATTGGGTTTGCCCGCCCCGGACGGCGCCGCCCGGCTGGAGGCCGATCTGTCCCTTTTGATCGCCACCGTGCCCCGGGTGACCGTGACTTGGCAGGAGGAGCGGGACGGCGAGGCCCGCCTGCTTGCGCCGCCCCTGGACCGCCTCTCCCTGCTGCACCGCCTGGCCTGGGGCGACGACCTGAAGCGCTCGCCCCTGGGGCTGCCCGAGGCGCCGCCCCCGGCCACGTTGGCCGACCTGCCCCTGGTTCCCTTGCCAGCACCCCTGGCCCAGGCCGCCCCGGTGCTTACCCCGGGCGACCTGCCCGAGGCGCTGACGGTAAGCGCCCTGGCCGACCTGGTGGCCTGCCCCTACCGCTTCTTCGCCCGCCGCGTGCTACGCCTCGGCGAGGCCGACGAGGTGGCCGAAGGCCTGGACAAGGCCGGCTATGGCGAATTGATCCACGGTGTGCTGGAACGCTTCCACGGCGCCCATCCGGTCATTGCCGCCCTGGCGCCAGAAGCGGCCCTGGCCGAACTCCAGGCGGCGGTGGACGAAGCCTTCCGCCCGGTGGTGGGCGACCACTACCTGTCGATCGCCTGGCGCCTGCGCTGGGAGGCCCGCCTCACCGCCTATTTGGACTGGCAGCGGCAGCGGGAAGCCGCCGGTTGGCGCTGGCAGGCCGGCGAACAGGCCTTCGCCCGGGCGCTGCCCCTGGCCGACGGCGGCGTGGTGACCCTGAAGGGGCGCATCGACCGTATCGACGTGCACCCGGACGAAGGCACCGCCCTGTTCGACTACAAGCTGAAGCGCATCGACGCCCTGAAGAAGGCCTTGCCCGAGGACGTGCAGCTGCCCGCCTATGGCTGGATGGCCGCCGAGGGCCTGGCGGCCCAGGGGCTGGCCGAGGTCGGCCAGGCGGCCTACGTGGCCCTGGACGACGCCAGCGTCGGCCAGGTGTCGGTGGAGGGCGACCCCGCCGCTGCCGGCCTGGCCCAGGCCGAGCGCTTGGCACGGGCCTATGCCGACATGCGCGCCGGCACGCCGCTGCCCGCCCACGGCAGCCTCAACGCCTGCGCCTGGTGCGAGGCCGCCGGGCTGTGCCGCACCCCGCACCGGGAGTAAGGGCCTGACTTCGGCGCCGACGCGCACCCTCGCTTGCTCCCCGTCTTCTGCCCAGACCTGCCCTGCCAACTCCCCTTGCTTCCCGTCCATTTCCCTTTTTTGCCGCGCCCCCGCCCATGACCACCGACGATCTGATCCGCCAAGCTCTCGATCCGCGCCGTTCAGTGGTGGTGGAAGCCTGCGCCGGCAGTGGCAAGACCTGGCTGCTCGCCTCGCGCATCCTGCGTCTGCTGTTGGCCGGGGTGGCGCCCTCCGAGATCCTGGCCATCACCTTCACCCGCAAGGCCGCCCGGGAGATCGAGGAACGGGTGCGCGGCTGGCTGCGCGACATGGCGGTGGCCGACGACGCGACCCTGGCCCGCTTCCTGGCTGAGCGGGCGGTGCCCATTCCCGCGGCCGACCAGCAGCAGGCCCAGGCCGATGCCCTGCTCAGCCGCGCCCGGGGCCTCTACGAGGCGGTGCTGGCCGCCGAGCCGGGGCTGTCGGTGCATACTTTTCACGGCTGGTTCCTGCAATTGGCCGCCAGCGCGCCGCTGACCGCCGGCTGCGCCGGCGTCTCCCTGGCGGACGCCCCAGCCCGGCTGCTGGCCGAGGTCTGGGAAGCCTTCGCCGAAGAGCAAGGGGCGGCCCCGGATACCCCGGTGGCCCAGGCCTTCCTGCGCCTCCTGGCCGAACAGGGGGGGGAGGGGGCTTACGCCCTGATGGCCGATCTGGCGGGCCGCCGCGCCGAGTGGATGACCCTGGTGGGCGAGGATGAGGACGAGTCGCTGGCGGAGGGTGACCCCGACGGCGGGGCGCCCCTGGCGGCTGAGCGGGCGCTCACCGCCCTGCTGCCGGCCCTGAATCTGGATCAGCCGCCAGCACCGGACGATGCCTATGCCGCCCTGTTTGCCCCGGGCTGGAATCTGGAGTGGCAGGCTCTGCTCGGTGCCCTGGAAGCGGGGACGGCCAAGGAACAGGACCAGGCGGCGGTATTGCGCCAGGCCCTGGAAGAATGCGACCCGGCGCGCCGCTTCGAGCTGCTCTGCGCCATGAGCCTGACCAAGGAAGGAGCGCCTCTGGCGCGCAAACCCAGCGCCGCATCGGCCAAGCGCCTGGGCAGCGAGGCGGCGGCCGAGGCCTTCGTCGCTCGTCATTACCGCCTGTGCGAGGACTTGCTCGCCTGCCGTGCCCGGCTGGCCAACGCTGCCTGCTACGCCTTCAACAGCGACGTGGCCCTGGTCGGCGCCGCCTTCCTCGACGCCCTGGAGCGGCACAAGGCTGCCCGGGGGGTGATCGACTTCGTCGATGCCGAATGGCGTGTGGCCAAACTGCTCGCCGACGACACCCAGGCCGCCTTCCTCCAGGCGCGCCTGGACGCCCGCTACCGCCACATCCTGCTCGACGAGTTCCAGGACACCAACCCGCTGCAATGGGCCATCCTGCGCGGCTGGCTGGCGGCCTATCCGGAAGGGGAGGTGGCGCCCCAGGTATTCCTGGTGGGGGACCCGAAGCAGTCGATCTACCGCTTCCGCCGCGCCGAGCCACGCCTCTTCGCCGCCGCCGCCGATTTCCTCGAACAGCACTTCCATGCCGTCCGCCTGGCCCAGGACCGCACCCGGCGCAACGCCCCGGCTATCATCGCCGGGGTCAATGCCCTGTTTGCCGCCGAGCCCCTGTTCACCCCCTTCCGCGACCAGGAATCCCTGGCCGGCGCCCTGCCCGGACGTATCGAGCTGCTGCCCCTGGTAGCTGACGAGGCTGCAGAGGCTGAGGGGGGCGAGCAGGGCGGTGAAGGCGTGGGGAGCGCCGCGAATGCGACGGCCGGAGCTCCGCCCCTGCGCGACCCGCTGCGTCAGCCCGAGGAGTTGGTCGAGGATTCCCGCCGCGAGCGCGAGGCACGGCTGCTGGCCGCCACCATCGCCCAGGCGGCGGGCCGCTGGGCGGTCTACCCCCAGGGCGCCGGCGGTCCGGTGCGGTCGGCCCGTTACGGCGACTTCCTCATCCTGTCCCGCACCCGGCGGGGTTTTGCCCCGGTGGAAGCGGCCCTGCGCGCCGCCGGCATCCCCTATGTGGCCGCCTCCCGGGGCGGTCTGCTCGGCACCCTGGAAGCCCGGGACCTGGCGGCCCTGATCGCTTTTCTGGTGCTGCCCGCCGACGACCTGGCCCTGGCCCAGGTGCTGCGCTCGCCGTTGTTCGACTTTTCCGACGCCGACCTGCTGGCGGTGAGCCGGACCGGAGGCGGCCCCTGGTGGCTGCGCTTGAAGCGACTGGTCCAGGGCGAGGCGGGGGATGTGCCGGGGGACGCCGGGCGGGATGGACGGGAGGAAAGCGCCCCCGCCGATGCTGCCGCCCTGCCGCGCCGCCGTCGCGCTGTGGTCCTGCTCGGCCGCTGGCGTCGTGCCGCCCTGGAACTGCCCGCCCACGACTTGCTCGACCGGATCTTCCACGAAGGGGAAGTGTTGACTCGCTACCGGGCTTGCGTCGGTGAGGCGGCCTACGGCGCCGTCGCCGCCAACCTCCAGGCGGTGCTGCAGCTGGCCCTGGACCAGGGCGGCGGCCGCTACCCGAGTCTCCCCCGTTTTCTCGACGCCCTGCGCGAACTGGCCGAGGCCGATCCAGAAGAGGCCCCGGACGAGGGCGAGCTGGACGAGGCCAACGGCACCGGCAACACCGGCACTGACGGCGGCCGGGTACGCCTGCTCACGGTGCACGCCGCCAAGGGCCTGGAAGCGCCCTTCGTCTGGCTGGTGGACGCCAACGCCCCTGGGGGCGGCCGCGCCAATTCCGCCGGCTGGGCGGTGGAATGGCCGCCGGAAGCCGAGGCCCCGGCCTGGCTGGCGGCCTGGCGCAGCGACGACCGCAAGCATTCGGCCCTGACCGCCTGGTTCGACCAGGAAAAGGCCCTGGCTGAGCGGGAGGCCCTCAACCTGCTCTACGTCGCCATCACCCGGGCCAAGCAGGGCTTCTTCGCCAGCGGCATCGTGCCCAAGCGGACGGTGAACGCGCCCACCCCCTACAGTCGCATCGAAGGTGCCCTACGCCGTCTCGGCGCCCTGGCGGAAGAGGCAGAGGCCGGGCAGGGGGCTGCCTACGGCGCCGCGCTGGACGGGGACTTCGCAACCCCATCCCCGGAACCCCGCGCCCCTATTGGCTCTCCGGGCAGCCCCCTTGAAGATGCCCGTCCTGCCTTGCTCTCCACGGTGCCCCTTCCTGCCGCCCCCATCGGTGAGCGGCGCGCCGAGCAGGGTGAGGCCGAGCGTTACGGCACGGCCCTGCATGCCGCCCTGGAGGCCCTCTCCGACGGCCTGCCCCTGCCCCAGTCGGCCGATCCGTTGTTGGCCCGGGCCTACGCCGCCGGGGCCAAGCTGTTTGCCCACCCGGATCTGGCCCCCTTCTTCGACCCGGCCCGCTACAAGCGCGCCTGGAACGAGCTGGAGATGGGCCTGCCCGACGGTTCGGTATTGCGCGCCGACCGGGTGGTGGAAACCAGCGATACGGTGTGGGTGGTGGATTACAAGTCAGGCACGGCGGATACGCCCCGGCTGGCCGATTACCGAGCCCAGGTGCGCGGCTACTGCTCTACCCTGGCAGCCCTGTTTCCCCTGCCGGTGCGCGGTGCCCTGATCTTTGCCGATGCAACGGTGGTGGAGGTCTGAGCGCCGCGGTGCGACGGGTGTGATTTTTCTGGCGTGCGTCAGCGTGGCGGGGGCAGAATTACTCTTCCCCAAAATGGGGTGATGCTCTACCATCCCGGCATCAAATTTTTAGCAACGGATGGCCCGGCGTTCGCAGCAGAAGCCGGCGAAATCCGATAAGGGGAAGACAATGCAAGTCCGGGAAATTCTGCGTATCAAGGGATCGGTGCTGTTCACCGCCATGCCCCAGCAGACCCTCGATGGCGCGGTGGAAGTGATGGCGGACCACGACGTGGGCTCCCTGGTGGTGATGGGCGGCGGCAAGATGGTGGGCATGCTCACCTTCCGCGAAGTGCTCAAGGCCGTGGCCAGCCGTGCCACCAACTACTGTGGCGGTGCCCTCGACCAGGTCAAGGTCGAAGAGGTGATGATCCGCAACCCGGCCTTCGCCACCCCGGACATGGACGTCAACGACCTGCGCCGCCTGATGATCGACCAGCACCAGCGCT
This window harbors:
- the selB gene encoding selenocysteine-specific translation elongation factor, which translates into the protein MLIGTAGHIDHGKTTLIRALTGVDTDRLPEEKRRGISIQLGYAYLPDGAAGEGAGTGSAADFGFIDVPGHEKFIPTMLAGAAGIDLALLVVAADDGVMPQTREHLAILTLLGIAQGGVAITKCDRADAARIAQVEREVAALLAGTPLAGSPCFPVAAANGPADPGVATLKTWLLAQGGDTGAARDKVDGRGFRLAIDRSFALAGAGTVVTGTAFAGRVQVGDKLTVFAPERGVAATVRVRSLHANNRPADAGHAGQRLALALVGIDHGAVERGDWLVADFLARPAERTRVDVRLSLLADAPRPLTHWSAVHLHHGAAQVTARVALLNETGTLAPGDSGYAQLVLDRPLAVCHGDRLVLRDGAAQATLAGAVALDPFGPARRRKSPERLALLATLEVADPQRRLHALIDAAPWGVDLAELACAHNLAAAAHVPSDLALPPGAVLAPRAGRVFSATRWQALQDVVAARLAAHHEAFADEVGVERERLRRMALPQLASTAFFDLLEALRDAGRIVLSGAAWHLPEHTVELDARERLRAEKLLPWLRDEPFDPPWVRDIAQRLGEPESETRRLLKKLAARGEAYQVVKDLFYAPEALSRLVAIVASLAGAGEEGSEPGRLGLVKAADFRDATGLGRKRAIQILEYFDRVGYTRRIGSGAAQAHGLRGEPPVR
- a CDS encoding diguanylate cyclase domain-containing protein, encoding MKLPLERLILSAFAIGFAVFVAAAWLAIKDGRAYLESEQRILRINETLLALEQVLGNLRDAETGQRGYLLTGEAGYLEPYFRANRRQDQLLAYLRERLDDDPQWAPLLDEMETLRREKMTELAFTIHLRNTKGLEAAMRVVDSGQGKETMDRLRVVIDLPYHTKQDELRQEVADSKERARQSRFSLMFFGGITLLGLIGTYWAVAEDIRGKRLLRERLAHEATHDALTGLPNRRYFMDWLTRLVAQAERRGRPVALLFIDLDGFKSVNDRFGHEVGDALLQEVANRFQRLVRESDVLARLAGDEFAVLMPEVASPSDAEHLARRLIAGLDPAANRPLLRAQPEASVGASIGIALASGGNPDMLVAEADEAMYAAKAAGKNCFRLAPPRPVAAAAATLPDA
- a CDS encoding glycine cleavage system protein H encodes the protein MSELRGCSFPDDLLYWPENHLWFRRDGDGLLTVGITPLGLALSGEIILYSPKPLGVELDPGRSFALLEAGKTVFPIKTPLTVRMAAANPALDPVATPLNKDPYGVWLARLAPLKWDEEQGALHPFPAARAEFERIMDVYAFSDPASFTPPLTLEHLRDY
- a CDS encoding DsrE family protein translates to MTTEASAPPLATRLAILVWGADPEAPQRCATPFYFAATAAAFDAEVEMYFTARAVELLRAGVAETLRAAEGDANAAGKTVAHFLREAAALGVKMFACPTAMAAQGLPAAELRREVTGQAGAAAYIGRTLDPAWRTLTF
- the fdxA gene encoding ferredoxin FdxA — translated: MTFVVTDNCIKCKYTDCVDVCPVDCFHEGPNFLVIDPDECIDCSICVPECPAEAIYAEDDVPQAQIQFIALNAELAKQWPVLAEKKDSLPDADDWNGTPDKLKHLER
- a CDS encoding PD-(D/E)XK nuclease family protein, with the protein product MTLRDTAPTLHTLPPGPDFLDRAAVFVLDAFAAAGCDPGQGWVIAPNLHLAGELRRAIARAAGRPILLPRCDTLVRLAAAQPLPPGCPDPLPDSARLLLLRQALAGRPWFHDRALWHVAAELLNLFDELTAHAVRLPGSAEDFVARLEAAYRLTASQPLAMEARLVHELWRVLSDDPRPDSAAAHALRLGALAESANRPLVVVCERPWEGAEAEFLAAYARHAPLTVIHPAERAAVAAPLPRVLAAAWPAARNGDGAGERSVPPLAERARAVAAELAAASGVVTAASQAEPEVDTAATPSPAAASRPSDAPLSDRLALIPARGREAEARAATAQVLAWLGEGRTRLALIAQDRLTARRVRALLERYGVRVADETGWKLSTARAATLTDSLLEVALGQAGRHRSEAGGGQGGAYHRDVLDLAKSPFALADWPAGRREAAATALEKAVARANVRTGLDRFRRALAQEAERLGREGAAPAPSAEEQALAAAQDLLARIEEAINRLGRRAAPLPEWIGRLTWALEGLAALEPLSGDAAGEALLTLLATRAEELAGETLPFTLADFRQWLDRECEAETFRDRTIVSPVVMTHLAAALLRPFDGALILGGDAEQLAPPRPESAYFNQTVRRELGLPAPDGAARLEADLSLLIATVPRVTVTWQEERDGEARLLAPPLDRLSLLHRLAWGDDLKRSPLGLPEAPPPATLADLPLVPLPAPLAQAAPVLTPGDLPEALTVSALADLVACPYRFFARRVLRLGEADEVAEGLDKAGYGELIHGVLERFHGAHPVIAALAPEAALAELQAAVDEAFRPVVGDHYLSIAWRLRWEARLTAYLDWQRQREAAGWRWQAGEQAFARALPLADGGVVTLKGRIDRIDVHPDEGTALFDYKLKRIDALKKALPEDVQLPAYGWMAAEGLAAQGLAEVGQAAYVALDDASVGQVSVEGDPAAAGLAQAERLARAYADMRAGTPLPAHGSLNACAWCEAAGLCRTPHRE